A single window of Streptomyces cathayae DNA harbors:
- a CDS encoding carbohydrate ABC transporter permease, protein MITKEAAPAAPAPARSAAEPPSRPARKRHRAWDEVPRWHIYLPLGIYLLFTLIPFYWILLFALRPAGSTSLVPWPMTTVHFEKVWTDRAFGTFFQNSVLVGVATLLATTLVALAGGYALARFDFRVKRVFMLALLCSQFVPGALLLVPLFEIFAGLQMINSLGSVIIAETVFQLPLSIILISNFIKNVPYSLEEAAWVDGCSRMRAFRVIVLPLLRPGLIAVGSFAFVHSWNHFLFALMFLNNQEKQTIPVGLNTLMSADSVDLGALAAGGIIAAVPVVIVFAFIQKWLITGFSAGAVKG, encoded by the coding sequence GTGATCACCAAAGAGGCGGCTCCGGCCGCCCCCGCCCCCGCGCGCTCCGCCGCCGAGCCGCCGAGCCGCCCCGCGAGGAAGAGGCACCGCGCCTGGGACGAGGTGCCCCGCTGGCACATCTACCTCCCGCTGGGCATCTACCTGCTGTTCACGCTCATCCCCTTCTACTGGATCCTGCTCTTCGCGCTGCGCCCGGCCGGCTCGACCTCGCTGGTGCCCTGGCCGATGACCACGGTCCACTTCGAGAAGGTCTGGACGGACCGCGCCTTCGGCACCTTCTTCCAGAACAGCGTGCTCGTGGGCGTCGCCACCCTGCTCGCGACGACGCTCGTCGCGCTGGCCGGCGGCTACGCGCTCGCCCGGTTCGACTTCCGCGTCAAGCGGGTCTTCATGCTCGCCCTGCTGTGCTCCCAGTTCGTGCCCGGCGCGCTGCTCCTGGTCCCGCTGTTCGAGATCTTCGCCGGGCTGCAGATGATCAACTCGCTGGGCAGCGTCATCATCGCCGAGACGGTCTTCCAGCTGCCGCTGTCGATCATCCTCATCAGCAACTTCATCAAGAACGTGCCGTACTCCCTGGAGGAGGCCGCCTGGGTCGACGGATGCAGCAGGATGCGGGCGTTCCGGGTGATCGTCCTGCCGCTGCTGCGGCCCGGTCTGATCGCCGTCGGCTCGTTCGCCTTCGTCCACTCCTGGAACCACTTCCTGTTCGCCCTGATGTTCCTCAACAACCAGGAGAAGCAGACCATCCCGGTCGGCCTCAACACCCTGATGAGCGCGGACAGCGTCGACCTCGGCGCCCTCGCCGCGGGCGGCATCATCGCGGCCGTGCCCGTCGTGATCGTGTTCGCCTTCATCCAGAAGTGGCTGATCACCGGTTTCAGCGCGGGGGCGGTGAAGGGATGA
- a CDS encoding Gfo/Idh/MocA family protein, translating into MTVPQSTFRSAPRPVSRPIPVVLAGARGHGRWHLENIRRLQEAGLVRLAGVCELTPLTEDELEGGPGGELPEQSADFGALLESTGAGIAVVCTPIPTHTDLALAAAERGVHILLEKPPAPSYAEFRRMADGVAAAGAACQIGFQSLGSHAVPAIRELVAEGAIGRVTGIGGAGAWVRAEDYFRRAPWAGRRRMDGVDVVDGALTNPLAHAVATALALGGSTRAEDVTGIETELLRANDIESDDTSCVRITTAQGRPVTVAATLCAERSGEPYVLVHGTSGRITFWYKQDRVLVQRAGHGPEELHFDRTDLLENLVAHLTTGAPLLVPPDATGAFMKVVEAIRRAPDPAPLPDGAWHRVPGENRRVVPGVDRLVEAAADTLSLYSELGAPWAPPAQRPAQHPPKEVNTR; encoded by the coding sequence ATGACCGTGCCTCAGTCCACGTTCCGGTCCGCGCCCCGGCCCGTGTCCCGCCCGATCCCCGTCGTGCTCGCCGGTGCCCGCGGCCACGGCCGCTGGCACCTGGAGAACATCCGCCGGCTCCAGGAGGCGGGACTCGTCCGGCTGGCCGGCGTCTGCGAGCTCACCCCGCTCACCGAGGACGAGTTGGAGGGCGGGCCCGGCGGCGAACTTCCCGAGCAGTCCGCCGACTTCGGCGCCCTGCTGGAGTCCACCGGAGCCGGGATCGCCGTCGTCTGCACCCCGATCCCCACCCACACCGACCTCGCCCTCGCCGCCGCCGAACGGGGCGTGCACATCCTGCTGGAGAAGCCGCCCGCGCCGTCCTACGCCGAGTTCCGCCGGATGGCCGACGGGGTCGCCGCGGCCGGTGCCGCCTGCCAGATCGGTTTTCAGTCGCTGGGCTCGCACGCCGTGCCCGCGATCCGCGAACTGGTCGCCGAGGGCGCGATCGGCCGGGTCACCGGGATCGGCGGCGCCGGGGCCTGGGTGCGCGCCGAGGACTACTTCCGGCGGGCTCCCTGGGCGGGCCGGCGCCGGATGGACGGCGTCGACGTGGTCGACGGGGCGCTGACCAACCCGCTCGCCCACGCCGTCGCCACCGCGCTGGCGCTGGGCGGCAGCACCCGCGCCGAGGACGTCACCGGCATCGAGACCGAACTGCTGCGCGCCAACGACATCGAGTCCGACGACACCTCCTGCGTCCGGATCACCACCGCACAGGGCCGGCCGGTCACCGTCGCCGCGACCCTGTGCGCGGAGCGGTCCGGCGAACCGTACGTCCTGGTGCACGGCACCAGCGGCCGCATCACCTTCTGGTACAAGCAGGACCGCGTCCTGGTCCAGCGCGCGGGCCACGGTCCCGAGGAACTCCACTTCGACCGCACCGATCTGCTGGAGAACCTCGTCGCGCACCTCACCACCGGCGCCCCCCTGCTGGTCCCCCCGGACGCGACCGGCGCCTTCATGAAGGTCGTCGAGGCGATCCGGCGGGCCCCCGACCCCGCCCCGCTGCCCGACGGCGCCTGGCACCGCGTCCCCGGCGAGAACCGCCGGGTCGTGCCCGGCGTCGACCGGCTCGTCGAGGCCGCCGCCGACACCCTGTCCCTCTACTCCGAACTCGGCGCCCCCTGGGCGCCGCCCGCCCAGCGCCCCGCACAGCACCCGCCGAAAGAGGTGAACACCCGATGA
- a CDS encoding PmoA family protein, protein MTSNDSTVLRVAGRPVGRYVSRPELPRRLSPRPYLHPVTTLAGTAVTELSPADHTHHLGVGVAVPDVEGHNFWGGRTYVRDRGPTELDNHGAQRHTSFQLRDPDGFVEELRWIAAPGELLRERRTVTATELTDTAWALDFTFSLTNATGLPLSIGSPATNGRPGAAYGGFFWRARKEATAPDVFTASTEGEAAVHGHRADWLALAGTRWTLVFAGATAPTRRDPWFVRTAEYPGVGSSLAHDERLPIPPGETVVRRVVTVVADGRLGRDDAAALVRKAVSP, encoded by the coding sequence ATGACCAGCAACGACTCCACGGTCCTGCGCGTCGCCGGGCGGCCGGTCGGCCGGTACGTCTCCCGGCCCGAGCTGCCCCGCAGGCTCTCCCCGCGCCCCTATCTGCACCCCGTCACCACCCTGGCCGGCACGGCGGTCACCGAACTGTCCCCCGCGGACCACACCCACCACCTCGGCGTCGGTGTCGCCGTTCCCGACGTCGAGGGGCACAACTTCTGGGGCGGACGCACCTACGTCCGCGACCGGGGTCCGACCGAACTGGACAACCACGGCGCCCAGCGGCACACCTCCTTCCAGCTGCGGGACCCCGACGGCTTCGTCGAGGAACTGCGCTGGATCGCCGCACCGGGCGAACTGCTGCGGGAGCGCCGTACGGTCACCGCCACCGAACTCACCGACACCGCCTGGGCGCTGGACTTCACCTTCTCCCTCACCAACGCCACCGGGCTCCCGCTCTCCATCGGCAGCCCGGCCACCAACGGCCGCCCCGGCGCGGCCTACGGCGGCTTCTTCTGGCGGGCCCGCAAGGAGGCGACGGCACCGGACGTCTTCACCGCCTCCACCGAGGGCGAGGCCGCGGTGCACGGCCACCGGGCCGACTGGCTCGCCCTGGCCGGCACCCGCTGGACGCTGGTCTTCGCCGGGGCCACCGCACCGACCCGCCGCGACCCCTGGTTCGTGCGCACCGCGGAGTACCCCGGCGTCGGCTCCTCCCTCGCCCACGACGAACGGCTGCCGATCCCGCCCGGGGAGACGGTGGTCCGCCGCGTCGTCACCGTCGTCGCCGACGGACGGCTCGGCCGGGACGACGCCGCCGCCCTGGTCCGCAAGGCGGTGAGCCCATGA